The Radiobacillus deserti genomic interval GCGCAGAGGATGTCCACTTTCCTGAAACGGGAATGATTTGTTTAGAAAACACACATAACAAAGCTGGAGGAGCAATAGTACCAATTGCTAATATGCAAGACATTTATACGGTTGCACAAAAGCATCAAATTCCGGTCCATTTAGATGGAGCTCGCTTATTTAATGCAGCGGTAGCGAGTGGTCGTAATGTGAAGGATTTCGCTCAGTACACGGATACAATCCAGTTTTGTCTATCAAAAGGATTGGGAGCACCAGTTGGCTCGATTATTGCTGGTTCAAGCGAATTTATTCACCGTGCAAGAAAGTGGAGAAAACGTTTAGGTGGCGGTTTACGCCAAGCCGGAATAATTGCGGCTCCTGGATTACTTGCGTTGCAAGAAAATATTAATCGCTTAGCAGAAGACCACCTCCATGCTAAGCAATTAGCAGAGGGATTGGGGCAAATAGAGGGATTAGAAGTCGTCAACCAAGTGGAGACGAATATCGTGATGATAGAAATTACGAAAGAAACGATCTCCACCGATGTGCTAATCGACAACATGAAAAAGCATGGGGTTCTTGCTGGTGGAATGGGACCAAACCGAATCCGTTTCGTAACGAACTTAAATATTTCCAAAAAAGACATAGAGGATGCATTAAGTATTATTCAAAAAGTATTGTAAATAAGAGGTTGAGACAAAAGAATATGAAGCAAATGAAAAAACGAACAATTATAATTAATGCCTATACCCGGCTCCGGAAATATACTACGCTTTCCGCCGGCGGCTGAGGAGCCTCCTCGTGCTGGAGTCTATGTATATTTCCGGAGCTAGTATAGGCTGTTGTTCGGCTTTTCGACTTATCCTTTTCGTTATGTCCCAGCCCCTTATTATTTATATTCCCAATAAATCATGTCTTCGTCTGTCTTGGTTCGGACAAATCTTGATTTTTCTAAGACTCGTATTGACCCTACATTAGTAGGTAAGCACTCTGCTACAATTCTAGAAACACCTGGTTCTTGCTGTAACCAATTTACTAAACCAGTTACGGCTTCACTTGCAATACCTTTCCGCTGATAGGATGGAACAACTCCGTACCCAATTTCTACCAGACCGTTTTCGTCTGGTCCGCCCTTACAACCGACCTCACCTACTACCGTTTGGTCTGAATTATTTACAATTAAATAACTCCATTTGCTCCCTCCAGGATTTTGTATAAGTTGTTTTTCCACAAAGGGGAGGATCTCCGCATAGTCTGTATTTGGCCATTCCGAAGAAACCTTAAGTTGTATCAAATCTTCTAATGTGTCTTTCCCTTTTATTGTAGCTGTAACCATTTCCTTTGTGAATGGTAATAAGCTTAGTCGTTCTGTCTGTATCATGTTTACCTCCAGATTTTATTAGTAAGGTTATTCTGGAGAGTCAATCATAGGCTTCGCTCCTTTACATTACTACCTGTATTATATGGGAGCGACTATCCCCTTACAACCCCTTCTAGATTTCTAACACATGAGGCTGATGGTCCCTTTCATTCATAAGTCGAATTTCTGTCGGAGTTATGTCTAAGACAACGTAGTTAGGGTCATCTGGCCCTTCAAACCAAGGCTCTAAGTCATTATTCCAAACCTTCTGCTTCATATCGGATGATTCTTTAACTTCTGCTTTCCCTTCAATTTCTAAGTACGAATCCTGCAATCCTTTATGTTCAAATCCAATTAGGATATGGACTTGATTGTTCTCTTTTAAGTCCTCTACCTTGTGTGTATCTTTGTTGGTAGCAGAGTATAAATGAAGTCCTTCGTGGAAAAAAGTCATGTATCGAGAAAAAGGTTTGTTATCTTTTATGCTTGCTAATGTGCCAATTTGATAATTATCTAATATTTGGTGGACTTTTTCTTCTAATTGCTGTTTGTTCACTTGTACATCCTCCTCTATCTAAGTATGTATAGTATGTGTGAAAAACGGATTAATTATGTTGGTGGAAAGATATAAAAAGTGCTTGTCAATCTGACTTGGAGGCTTTAAGCTTTGAGTAGTGAAGGAGTGGACGTCTTGAAGATTCTAATTATTAGTTTAGTATGTGTCATTGTTGTTATACTCGTTTTAGGCTTAACACTAATGACCATTTCAAAAGGTTATGGTTATAATCATACGATTGATCCTCTACCTAAGGATGAGAATGAAAAACAGAAACCAGAAACGAATACTTGATAGTACTCGGGTAACTTTTATCAGCGATTAATTCCGTATATCAGCCAAAAAATCCATATATCAGCGAAAATTTTAGTATATCAGCGAAAAAAATTATATCGGCGCTTATCGGCTCGATATCAGCGCTGTGTCATTAAAAAACCCGAACTGATTAGTCCGGGTTTAACATATTTTATTTATAGACTTTTCTTGTATATTGCAATAGAGTCTTGCTTGTTTAACTTCTTAAAATTACCGAATTCTGGGCGAGCGATGACTGTTTTTTCTGCCATCTCTTCAATACTATCCTCTGTTATGTCATAGTCTGCTAAGCGCGCTGGAGCACCAATACTATTCCAGAATTCTCTTAGCTTGCGAATTCCTTCTAATGCAACATCCCGATCTTCTTTTCCAGCTTCATCCACATCAAACACACGGACAGCTAGCTGCTTAAACCGAGCAACATTTTCGTCTAGAACGTATTCCATCCAGTTAGGAAAAAGAATGGCTAGTCCACCGCCGTGTGGGATATCATGAACAGCGGATACAGCATGCTCTAAATTGTGGGAAGCCCAATCTCCATTATATCCCATATTCACCATTCCATTTAATGCCATTGTACCATTGTATAGGATAGTAGCGCGGTGTTCATAACTTTCTAGGTCAGCTAATAGCTTCGGTGCTGTTTCGATTACGGTCTTCAAAAGACCTTCAACCATGCGATCCTGTAATAATGTGTTTGGTTCATGGTGGAAGTAATGTTCAAACGCGTGCGACATCATATCCACGATTCCGTAAACTGTTTGATCCTTTGGTACCGTGTAGGTATTCACTGGATCAAGAATAGAGAACCTTGGATAACTGTAGGGACTTCCCCATCCGTGTTTCTCATTTGTTTCCCAGTTCGTAATGACAGAGCCGGCATTCATTTCTGATCCGGTTGCCGCTAAAGTAAGAATAGTTCCGAATGGAAGGGAATCCGTAACAGATGCTTTTTTAATTACTACATCCCAGAAGTCTCCATCGAATTTAGCGCCTGCTGCGATTGCTTTTGTACAGTCGATTGTACTACCGCCCCCAACAGCTAAAAGAAAGTCGATACCTTCTTTTTTGCAAATTTCAACCCCTTTTCGCACGGTTGAAATTCGAGGGTTAGGTTCAACTCCGGAAAGCTCGTACACCTCTGCATCAATTTCAGACAAGAGGGAAAGAACTTGGTCATATAAACCATTTCGTTTAATGCTTCCGCCACCATATACTAATAAAACCTTTTTACCGTATTGTGGTACCTCGTGTTTTAGTTGTTCGACTTGCCCTTCTCCAAAAATTAACTTAGTTGGATTGTAATATGTAAAATTTTGCATGTTTTAACCTCCTCACTCTCTATATGATGAACAATATTATTTCAGTTGTAAAGAAATAAACATCTTTATCATAACCATATTGATCGGTTATATGAGAGAAGAGAGGAGGTTCTGAATTATACTTGAACAGGTGGACCGATATATTTAGATTGTGGGCGGAATATTGTATTGTTCATAGATTGCTCTAAACAATGGGCAGTCCACCCAACCACTCTACTTGCAGTAAAGGTAGGGGTAAAATAGGCTGGCTCCATATCAATAGCCTTCATGATTGCCGCGGCATAAAATTCAACATTCGTGTACAAACGTCTTCCCGGTTTCCACTCATTTAATAGCTGGATAGCTTTTTGCTCAACGTTTATAGCTAAGTCTAGCCAAGCGTCTTTTCCTGCCAATTGTTTCAGCCTATGCTTTAGTACCTCTGCTCGAGGATCGATAGTCCTGTACACGCGATGTCCAAATCCCATCAGCTTCTCTCCGTTTTTTAGTTTTGTTCTAATTACATCATCAGTGTTTCCGTCTTCCATAACATCGTCTAGTAGTTGTATAACTCCGGTTGGTGCACCACCATGTAGTGGTCCCTTCATCGTACCGATGGCAGATGTTACAGCGGACACAAGATCAGATTCTGTAGATGTAGTTACTCTAGCGGCAAAGGTGGAAGCATTAAGCCCGTGGTCCATCGTCAAAATGAAGTAAGTTTCCAGAGCTTTTTTGTGGTAATTATTAGGCTTTCTGCCTGTCAATACACGTAAATAGTAATCTACAAAATCCACTTCTTCTGGAATTTCAGGCATAGATGTATCCTCAAGTTGGTTCTTCCTATAGCCGATAACCGTTGGAAGCATAGCTGTAATCTGGATAGCCTGCTCTTTTGGTTCTCTCAAATAGAACGTCGGAGAACTAAGGGAAGAAACAACGGTACGCAGTACAGACATGAGATCCATATCATGGGGTAAGGTAAGAAGGATCTTTTCTATATACGTTGGAATAGTTCGATACCCACTCATTTTCCTCTTTAAGGAATTAAGCTCCTGTTCATTTGGTATATACCCTTCCCAAAGTAAGAATGCTACTTCCTCAAATGAATAATGCTCGGCTAAATAGGAAGCATTGTAGCCTCTATATATCAGTTGTCCCTTTTCACCATCTACATGACTAATGGAGGTTTCGGTAGCGATAATCCCTTTCAAACCGGGTTGTATCATCGTAAGCAACTCCTTTGATATCTGACTTATTTATGATTATAAAAGGTTTAGATAATTATTAAAATTAAATATAATTAATGATAATAATTAAAATTATTAATAAAGGGAGGTGGATGTATGGAATTAAATTGGTTAAAAACGTTTGTCGTTGCAGCGGAAGAAGGAAACTTTCGTAGGACAGCAGAAGTGTTATATGTTTCTCAGCCAACCGTAACGGTCCATATCAGACAGCTGGAAAAACATGTAGGAGTTTCTTTGTTTGAACGGAGTAATAATCGAGTAGTCTTATCTGAAGAAGGAAGAAAATTTCTGTCTCATGCAAGGCGAGTACTAGGGGTTTATGAAGAAAGTATGCAGGATATGAATACGATATCCCAAGGTTATTTAACTAAGCTAAGAATTGCAATTTCACCTTTAATTGCAGATACAATTCTTCCATATATATTAAAACAGTATGTGACGCAGCATCCAAAGGTAGAGGTTACGGTAAATATATTAGAATCGGCAGATATTGAGGGAGCTGTTCAATTAGAAGAAGTGGATATAGGTTTATCTTGTATGCCTGCTAAACAGGACGAACTTACAACAGAATTGCTTTATGAAGATGAAGTGATCCTTGTTACGAGTCATGATGGTATAGACAGTGAATCAGCTCCTCCAATTGATGTGGAAGAGCTTATAGAGTCCAACTACATATTGACACATAACCATCCAGGGTATTGGGATTTATTATTGCGTGATTTAAAGGCAATGTTTCCTGCGGTGAAATGTATGAAAGTTTCTCAGGTTCATATTACGAAGCGATTTATCACGGAAGGTATTGGAATTTCATTTTTACCGAGGGCAACAGTGAGAAGAGAGCTATTGGAAGGTAGGCTAATTGATGTGTATTGGCCGAATAAAGAACTTCCTAAGGCGAACACGTACATCATCACGAAATATAACCATTCATCGGAAAGAGAATTCATGAAGTTTTTGACGAATTATCACTTTACATAAAAAGGGGCTGGGACATAACGAAAAGGATAAGCCGAAAAGCCGAACAACAGCGTATACTAGCCCCGGAAATATACGTAGACTCCAGTGGGGAGAAAGGCATCGGTGAGACCTCACAGTGCGTCAGCACGAGGAGGCTCACCAACCGCCCGCGGAAAGCGTAGTATATTTCCGGAGCTGGGTATAGGAACTAATGATAATTGTACGTTTTTTCATTGCTTACTATTCTTTTGTCCCAGCCTCCACATTAACCGAAGTTCTGAAAAGAGTTTTGCTTGTGTATGAAATGTTTTAAAAATTTGGTGTTCGTCAGCAGACTATAAAGAGATTTATTGTTTTCAAATCCTTCTATGACGATAGGATGTCGGAATGCTTGAAGCTCCTCAAGAAAAGGATTTAAATCAGCGACTCCTGTTCCAAGTGGAAGATGATTTACGTATTCATTGCAGTCACTTAAGTGTACTTTATTAATTCGGTTCGTTCTTTTAAAGTAATCTAATATATTCTCGGTCAATGGAACGTGAGCAGAATCGAACGTAACGTACACATTATCCGGTAGTTCTTCCAGCAGTCGATTTATCTGCTCAGGTGTAATAATAATTTCTTTTTCTTTTGGCTCCATCAACTCTAAGGAAAGGTCCACATCTGCCTGCTTTGCAAATTGTGCAAGATGTTGTAGGTTTTCAATCATACCTTGATAATGATAATCTAACCAATCCGATTCTAACGTCATTTTTCCAGGGTGAATCGTTACTGAGGATGCGCCGATTTGCTGGGCGAGTACAATAGACTTCTCTATTTCACGAATAGATTGTCTCTGAATTCCTTTGTTTAACGATGTAATATTTAAATCCCAACTTGCAGCATGTAAACTAAGATCCATTCCACAAATTTG includes:
- the ltaE gene encoding low-specificity L-threonine aldolase, whose protein sequence is MIDLRSDTVTLPSDKMRKAAYEAEVGDDVYGEDPSVNRLEEKAAEILGKEASLFVTSGTQGNQIAALTHCRPGQEIILEANAHIFLYEGAAISAFAGVQPRTIEGNRGAMDPREVEASIRAEDVHFPETGMICLENTHNKAGGAIVPIANMQDIYTVAQKHQIPVHLDGARLFNAAVASGRNVKDFAQYTDTIQFCLSKGLGAPVGSIIAGSSEFIHRARKWRKRLGGGLRQAGIIAAPGLLALQENINRLAEDHLHAKQLAEGLGQIEGLEVVNQVETNIVMIEITKETISTDVLIDNMKKHGVLAGGMGPNRIRFVTNLNISKKDIEDALSIIQKVL
- a CDS encoding GNAT family N-acetyltransferase; the protein is MIQTERLSLLPFTKEMVTATIKGKDTLEDLIQLKVSSEWPNTDYAEILPFVEKQLIQNPGGSKWSYLIVNNSDQTVVGEVGCKGGPDENGLVEIGYGVVPSYQRKGIASEAVTGLVNWLQQEPGVSRIVAECLPTNVGSIRVLEKSRFVRTKTDEDMIYWEYK
- a CDS encoding pyridoxamine 5'-phosphate oxidase family protein; its protein translation is MNKQQLEEKVHQILDNYQIGTLASIKDNKPFSRYMTFFHEGLHLYSATNKDTHKVEDLKENNQVHILIGFEHKGLQDSYLEIEGKAEVKESSDMKQKVWNNDLEPWFEGPDDPNYVVLDITPTEIRLMNERDHQPHVLEI
- the ytzI gene encoding YtzI protein encodes the protein MKILIISLVCVIVVILVLGLTLMTISKGYGYNHTIDPLPKDENEKQKPETNT
- a CDS encoding iron-containing alcohol dehydrogenase codes for the protein MQNFTYYNPTKLIFGEGQVEQLKHEVPQYGKKVLLVYGGGSIKRNGLYDQVLSLLSEIDAEVYELSGVEPNPRISTVRKGVEICKKEGIDFLLAVGGGSTIDCTKAIAAGAKFDGDFWDVVIKKASVTDSLPFGTILTLAATGSEMNAGSVITNWETNEKHGWGSPYSYPRFSILDPVNTYTVPKDQTVYGIVDMMSHAFEHYFHHEPNTLLQDRMVEGLLKTVIETAPKLLADLESYEHRATILYNGTMALNGMVNMGYNGDWASHNLEHAVSAVHDIPHGGGLAILFPNWMEYVLDENVARFKQLAVRVFDVDEAGKEDRDVALEGIRKLREFWNSIGAPARLADYDITEDSIEEMAEKTVIARPEFGNFKKLNKQDSIAIYKKSL
- a CDS encoding citrate synthase/methylcitrate synthase, translating into MIQPGLKGIIATETSISHVDGEKGQLIYRGYNASYLAEHYSFEEVAFLLWEGYIPNEQELNSLKRKMSGYRTIPTYIEKILLTLPHDMDLMSVLRTVVSSLSSPTFYLREPKEQAIQITAMLPTVIGYRKNQLEDTSMPEIPEEVDFVDYYLRVLTGRKPNNYHKKALETYFILTMDHGLNASTFAARVTTSTESDLVSAVTSAIGTMKGPLHGGAPTGVIQLLDDVMEDGNTDDVIRTKLKNGEKLMGFGHRVYRTIDPRAEVLKHRLKQLAGKDAWLDLAINVEQKAIQLLNEWKPGRRLYTNVEFYAAAIMKAIDMEPAYFTPTFTASRVVGWTAHCLEQSMNNTIFRPQSKYIGPPVQV
- a CDS encoding LysR family transcriptional regulator translates to MELNWLKTFVVAAEEGNFRRTAEVLYVSQPTVTVHIRQLEKHVGVSLFERSNNRVVLSEEGRKFLSHARRVLGVYEESMQDMNTISQGYLTKLRIAISPLIADTILPYILKQYVTQHPKVEVTVNILESADIEGAVQLEEVDIGLSCMPAKQDELTTELLYEDEVILVTSHDGIDSESAPPIDVEELIESNYILTHNHPGYWDLLLRDLKAMFPAVKCMKVSQVHITKRFITEGIGISFLPRATVRRELLEGRLIDVYWPNKELPKANTYIITKYNHSSEREFMKFLTNYHFT
- a CDS encoding sugar phosphate isomerase/epimerase family protein produces the protein MNLYLSSTLCWAYPINDVLRIAKQLEYNGVEVWAEQVWYHDTTIESMVQTNQICGMDLSLHAASWDLNITSLNKGIQRQSIREIEKSIVLAQQIGASSVTIHPGKMTLESDWLDYHYQGMIENLQHLAQFAKQADVDLSLELMEPKEKEIIITPEQINRLLEELPDNVYVTFDSAHVPLTENILDYFKRTNRINKVHLSDCNEYVNHLPLGTGVADLNPFLEELQAFRHPIVIEGFENNKSLYSLLTNTKFLKHFIHKQNSFQNFG